The Streptococcus sanguinis genome contains the following window.
CGAAAGAGCTGATGAAAGACTTGACTCATGCCGTTGATGCCCTGCTCAGAGTAAACCAGCAGAGCTTCTGGACTGGTAAAGGACTTGCCCGCAGCCAGCTTCCACTCAAAACCGAAAGGATTGATGCCTAGCTGCAGTCGTGTCACATCATAGGTGTCCACCTCAGCCTGAATGAGAAAATTACCTGAATACACCAAGGCCGCTCCTAACACTGGACCTGAAAACTCAGTCGTTTCCGAGCGTTTAAGAGCTACAAAGGGATTGTGGTGGGGACTGGAAATGCCGCGGGTTGACTCAATGGACTGAATTCCCTGCTGAAGCGGTCGCTCCTTAATATGGCGTTCCCGGGCCCATGCTCCTGATAGCTGCAGCCAGTCATAGTCAGCATCTGGCAGATCCAGCGACAGACTAGCTAGGGATTCCAAGTAGCAAGTTTCCCTGCCTTGATTAATCACTTTGCTGGAACGAGCGATAACCGGCCAATCCGCAAAAATCGTATAAAACAGCTGAACTTCCACTTCTGTCAACTCATCTCGCAGGGTTAGAATAAGAGTCTTCGCCTCCGTTTGAGTCTCAGTATAGGTAGCTGGCAGCCCCTCTAAAGCTGGCTTACCATCTACCATCTGATGACTGACATAGACAAAGTCAGTAATGCGCGAGCCATTTCCCTGTCGCAGACAGATAGCGGGATGGCGAAAGTCTGTCGTGCCGTATTCTGGAAATTCCTGCCGCACATGCTCCAAAGAATAGCGTAAATCCCCTTCTTTCCGATAGGTCGTCATGGGCCGATGCTGCAGCTCCACCAGATAAGAATAATCCCGCTCCGGTACCGCCGCGCCGTAGTATAGCTGCAAGAGTTTACCATCCTCAGAAACCCGAAAGATATAAGAAATCTCACCATTAGTCAGATGAAATTGCCTGCACTCTTCCTTAAACAAAATACTCGCCTTATTCATGACCTTCTCCTTTCGCAGTCCGCAATCATGCTTCTCCTTTCATTATAAAAAAGGCTCCCCCTTTTGGTAAGCCTTTCTTTCTAGTATTATTTATCCAAATGTGACTTTTTACAACTCCTGTCCCAGATGAGAGCTAGCCTTGCGAAAATTCAAGGGCGACTGACCACGCGCCTTCTTGAAGGCTTTTGAAAAGCTCTGTGTTCCGGCAAAGCCTGTCTTACTGGCAATCTCTTCCACCGAAAGCTGGCTGCTCGTCAGCAAATCAGCTGCCATATTGAGCCGCAAATCATTACTGTACTCCTTGATGCCCTTGCCTACTTCATCCTTGAAAAGCCGAGATAGGTAGGAAGGATGCAGCGCCAATTTCTGCGCCAAGTCCTGTACAGATAAACTTTCTGGCAGATGGCTGCTCAGCAGTTCCAAGACCTGCTGGACATAAGGATTGACCCGACGGCTTTCCGTAATTAAAGATGTCTGCTTAAGACGTTGGGACAAGAGCTCTAGAAAGCGATAAACTTGCCTTTGCAAAGCTAGTTCAGCTGTTATTCCGCTGCCCTCATAGGCCAGACTTTCAAAAACCAAGGCCTTAAATTCCTGCAAAGAAGTCAGCTCAAAAGACAATTGGCCTGACTGTAAGCCCAGATCCTGCAGATAACGAGTCAAGAGGTGCCCACCCAGTCCCATCCAGACATAAGACCATGGCTCTTCTCCATCAGCCTGATAAAAGACCGACTGACCCGGTGGCACCACAAAGCCCTGCCCTTCCTGTAAATCATAGCGTTGATTACCAACGGAGTAAGTCCCTTGTCCCGCCAATACGATATGAATGACATAAACATCCCGAACAGCCGGCCCAAAGCTATGATGGGCTTCCGTTTTTGAATAACCACAGAAGGCAAAAAAACAATCTTCTTGGCCAAACTGCATAGACTTAACCAAGGTCAGCGAATGTTCCATCAGCTCCTCCTTAGATTTGGATAAAACTTTTATCCTTATTATAAAACAAAAACCACTAAACAGCAACTGAATCTGATTAGTGGTTTCTTCATTCATCTTAAAAAGATTGGACCGATGGGTGATGATTAAAGAGAGCATGGGTAGCCTTATAGATATGGTAGGCTGTTGCAGCGTTATTCATAGTGTAAAGGTGTATGCCCGCCACGTCCTGGGTCACCAAGTCAACAATCTGATCCACAGCATAAGCCAGACCAGCTGCTCTCAGAGACTCTGGGTCATGTTCGTACTTATCCAGAATAGCCCGGAATTTTCTCGGCAGCTTAATATTCTCACATGTCTTGAGCAAGCGCAGAGCCTGATTGCGATTGAGAATCGGCATAATCCCAGCATGGATGGGCACTTCAACACCCGCTAAAATACACTTGTCCTGAAAATCATAAAAGCGCTCATTGTCAAAGAAAAGCTGGGTCACCAGACTAGAACAGCCAGCATCCACCTTTTTCTTGAGATTTTGAATATCCGAAATCTGATTTGGCGAATCTGGATGGCCCTCT
Protein-coding sequences here:
- the metF gene encoding methylenetetrahydrofolate reductase [NAD(P)H], whose translation is MVRRHTPSLSFEVFPPNPAVGNDKIFQALREMQDLAPHFISVTASNNKFDIEETTVRLTEFIANDLKIPTIAHLPAVYLTKEMVSNILQSLDRVGVHQILALRGDIFPDVAPKDDFTYATDLIEYIKTEAPHFNIIGACYPEGHPDSPNQISDIQNLKKKVDAGCSSLVTQLFFDNERFYDFQDKCILAGVEVPIHAGIMPILNRNQALRLLKTCENIKLPRKFRAILDKYEHDPESLRAAGLAYAVDQIVDLVTQDVAGIHLYTMNNAATAYHIYKATHALFNHHPSVQSF
- a CDS encoding AraC family transcriptional regulator, producing the protein MEHSLTLVKSMQFGQEDCFFAFCGYSKTEAHHSFGPAVRDVYVIHIVLAGQGTYSVGNQRYDLQEGQGFVVPPGQSVFYQADGEEPWSYVWMGLGGHLLTRYLQDLGLQSGQLSFELTSLQEFKALVFESLAYEGSGITAELALQRQVYRFLELLSQRLKQTSLITESRRVNPYVQQVLELLSSHLPESLSVQDLAQKLALHPSYLSRLFKDEVGKGIKEYSNDLRLNMAADLLTSSQLSVEEIASKTGFAGTQSFSKAFKKARGQSPLNFRKASSHLGQEL